Proteins found in one Zea mays cultivar B73 chromosome 1, Zm-B73-REFERENCE-NAM-5.0, whole genome shotgun sequence genomic segment:
- the LOC100280709 gene encoding dynamin-related protein 1C, with protein sequence MATMESLIGLVNRIQRACTVLGDHGGGGGEGSLWEALPSVAVVGGQSSGKSSVLESIVGRDFLPRGSGIVTRRPLVLQLHKTDGGHEYAEFLHAPRKRFTDFAAVRKEIADETDRITGKTKAISNVPIHLSIYSPHVVNLTLIDLPGLTKVAVEGQPESIVQDIENMVRAYVDKPNCIILAISPANQDIATSDAIKLARDVDPSGDRTFGVLTKLDLMDKGTNAVDVLEGRQYRLQHPWVGIVNRSQADINKNVDMLSARRKEKEYFESSPEYGHLAHKMGAEYLAKLLSQHLEAVIRAKIPSIIAMINKTIDEIEAQLDRLGRPIGGDAGAQLYTILDMCRAFDRVFKEHLDGGRPGGDRIYGVFDNQLPAALKKLPFDRHLSMQNVRKVISEADGYQPHLIAPEQGYRRLIDSSLSYFKGPAEASVDAVHLVLKELVRRSIAATEELKRFPTLQSDIAAAANDSLERFREDGRKTVLRLVEMEASYLTVEFFRKLPTEPEKAADKNTPVSDRYQDNHLRRIGSNVSSYINMVCETLRNTVPKAIVHCQVKEAKRNLLNRFYAHVGSKEKKQLSAMLDEDPALMEKRDALVKRLELYKSARNEIDSVAWK encoded by the exons ATGGCGACCATGGAGAGCCTGATCGGGCTGGTGAACCGTATCCAGCGCGCGTGCACCGTCCTCGGCgaccacggcggcggcggcggcgagggctCCCTCTGGGAGGCACTCCCCTCCGTCGCTGTCGTTGGTGGGCAG AGTTCCGGGAAGTCGTCGGTGCTCGAGAGCATAGTGGGGAGGGACTTCCTGCCCCGTGGATCTG GCATTGTCACGAGGCGGCCTTTAGTGCTGCAGCTCCACAAGACAGATGGTGGGCACGAGTATGCTGAGTTCCTCCACGCCCCGCGGAAGCGTTTCACCGACTTTG CTGCTGTGAGGAAAGAGATTGCTGATGAAACAGATCGCATAACTGGGAAAACTAAAGCTATTTCAAACGTTCCCATCCATTTGAGTATATATTCACCACATG TTGTTAACTTGACACTTATCGATCTTCCTGGACTGACAAAGGTCGCTGTAG AGGGGCAACCGGAATCTATTGTTCAAGATATTGAAAACATGGTTCGAGCTTATGTTGACAAG CCAAATTGCATCATCTTGGCTATCTCCCCAGCTAACCAAGATATTGCAACGTCAGATGCTATCAAGCTTGCTAGGGATGTTGATCCTTCAG GTGACAGGACTTTTGGAGTCTTAACAAAGCTTGATTTAATGGACAAGGGTACCAATGCTGTTGAT GTGCTTGAAGGGAGGCAATATCGCTTACAACACCCGTGGGTTGGAATTGTCAATCGCTCACAAGCTGATATCAACAAGAATGTCGATATGCTCTCAGCAAGACGCAAAGAAAAAGAGTACTTTGAGAGTAGTCCTGAATATGGTCACTTGGCACATAAAATGGGTGCAGAGTATCTTGCCAAGCTTCTGTCACAG CATTTAGAGGCTGTGATCAGGGCAAAAATTCCAAGTATTATAGCTATGATTAACAAAACAATTGATGAAATAGAAGCCCAGTTGGATCGACTTGGTAGGCCAATTGGAGGTGACGCTGGG GCTCAGTTGTACACAATCTTGGATAtgtgtcgggcatttgaccgtgtCTTTAAAGAGCACTTAGATGGCGG GCGGCCAGGTGGAGATCGGATTTATGGTGTCTTTGACAACCAGTTACCTGCAGCACTGAAAAAGCTTCCATTTGACCGGCATCTTTCAATGCAAAATGTTCGCAAAGTTATTTCAGAGGCTGATGGTTACCAGCCCCACTTGATTGCCCCTGAGCAAGGATACAGAAGGCTTATAGATAGTTCTCTAAGCTACTTTAAGGGTCCAGCTGAAGCATCTGTTGATGCG GTCCATTTGGTATTGAAGGAGCTTGTTCGGAGATCTATTGCAGCAACAGAG GAATTGAAGCGATTCCCAACACTTCAATCAGATATAGCTGCTGCTGCAAATGATAGCTTGGAAAGATTCCGTGAGGATGGACGAAAGACTGTTCTTCGTCTAGTTGAGATGGAAGCCAGCTACCTAACAGTAGAGTTTTTCCGTAAACTTCCTACTGAACCAGAGAAAGCAGCTGATAAGAACACTCCAGTGAGTGATAGGTATCAGGACAATCATCTCAGAAGAATCG GATCGAATGTGTCATCTTATATTAACATGGTCTGTGAGACTCTAAGGAACACGGTTCCGAAAGCCATCGTGCATTGCCAAGTgaaagaagcaaaaagaaatttgCTTAACCGTTTCTATGCTCATGTGGGAAGCAAGGAG AAGAAACAGCTGAGCGCGATGTTGGATGAGGACCCCGCTTTGATGGAGAAGAGGGATGCCTTGGTCAAGAGGCTAGAGCTGTACAAATCTGCAAGGAATGAGATCGACTCGGTCGCATGGAAATGA
- the LOC100277299 gene encoding uncharacterized protein LOC100277299, whose product MGLCASVLQWTAKRRRQRQRQRQQQQPEPRRSTPKALYVVRNGAGQPSRPEALVVYGPPHGSGGSGLQSQKAGDGEAGSRKRGHECYDCMDVLGRRLHAPPPRLPCGSTRSVATVEPVVTAGTMPAPVSGPRGGATADGKKAAPAAEGCRTPMTPRRTPVWQRRILMGTRCELPRFSGVILYDEHGRPLQSSSQNRAGHLTSRASRHETKGKKKAARTTTTLRDLL is encoded by the exons ATGGGGCTCTGCGCGTCCGTGTTGCAATGGACGGccaagcggcggcggcagcggcagcggcagcggcagcagcagcagcctgaGCCAAGGCGCAGCACGCCGAAGGCCCTATACGTCGTCAGGAACGGCGCCGGCCAGCCGTCCAGGCCAGAGGCGCTCGTCGTCTACGGCCCACCACACGGCTCTGGCGGCTCGGGGTTACAGTCACAGAAGGCCGGCGACGGCGAGGCGGGGAGCCGGAAGCGCGGGCACGAGTGCTACGACTGCATGGACGTGCTGGGCAGGAGGCTCCACGCGCCGCCGCCCAGGCTCCCGTGCGGCAGCACCAGAAGCGTCGCGACGGTGGAGCCGGTGGTGACGGCCGGGACGATGCCGGCGCCGGTGTCCGGGCCCAGGGGCGGCGCCACGGCGGACGGGAAGAAGGCGGCACCGGCGGCAGAGGGGTGCAGGACACCGATGACGCCACGGAGGACGCCGGTGTGGCAGCGGAGGATACTGATGGGGACGCGCTGCGAGCTCCCGCGGTTCAGTGGGGTCATACTCTATGACGAGCACGGCCGGCCCCTGCAGAGCAGCTCCCAGAACAGAGCAGGCCACCTGACGAGCAGAGCAAGCAGACACGAAACCAAG GGAAAAAAGAAGGCTGCCAGGACAACCACAACTCTCAGGGATCTCCTGTAG
- the LOC100280404 gene encoding NADH dehydrogenase [ubiquinone] iron-sulfur protein 1, mitochondrial has product MAFLARALRQSNWRLSSRCPAVAASCRWISPTAAAGSPEAGAAVAPADLELPPPREPVGGARVELPPNPEDALEVFVDGHAVRIPKGFTVLQACEVAGVDIPRFCYHSRLSIAGNCRMCLVEVEKSPKPVASCAMPALPGMKIKTNTPVAKKAREGVMEFLLMNHPLDCPICDQGGECDLQDQSMAFGADRGRFTEMKRSVVDKNLGPLVKTVMTRCIQCTRCVRFATEVAGVQDLGMLGRGSGEEIGTYVEKLMTSELSGNVIDICPVGALTSKPFAFKARNWELKGTETIDVTDAVGSNIRIDSRGPEVMRVVPRLNEDINEEWISDKTRFCYDGLKRQRLNDPMIRGPDGRFKAVTWRDALAVIAEVLHQVKPEEITGVAGKLSDAESMMALKDFVNRMGSDKVLCEGNGPNPPADLRSNYLMNTSIAGLEKADVFLLVGTQPRVEAAMVNARIRKTVKATQAKVGYIGPPADFNYDHEHLGTGPQTLVEIAEGSHPFCSVLQSAKNPVIIAGAGLFEREDQVALFSTIETVAKKFNVMRPDWNGLNVLLLHAAQAAALDLGLVANPAESIKSAKFLYLMGADDISLEKLPDDAFVVYQGHHGDKGVYRANVILPSSAFSEKEGTYENTEGCTQWTIPAVPTVGDARDDWKIIRALSEVAGAQLPYDSLSAVRDRISTVAPNLVHVDERETPTISAEVKPPVKQQVSSTPFKAVVENFYMTDAITRASKIMAQCSATLLKK; this is encoded by the exons ATGGCGTTTCTCGCGCGGGCGCTGCGGCAGTCCAACTGGCGCCTGTCGTCGCGCTGCCCCGCCGTGGCTGCCTCCTGCCGTTGGATCTCCCCGACCGCCGCCGCGGGTTCGCCGGAGGCCGGCGCAGCGGTGGCGCCTGCCGACCTGGAGCTGCCTCCGCCGCGGGAGCCCGTTGGAGGCGCCCGCGTGGAGCTTCCTCCCAACCCGGAGGACGCGCTCGAGGTATTCGTGGATGGCCATGCGGTGCGGATCCCCAAGGGGTTCACCGTGCTCCAGGCCTGCGAGGTCGCCGGCGTCGACATCCCGCGCTTCTGCTACCATAGCCGACTCTCCATCGCTGGAAACTGCCGCATGtgtctcgtcgaggtcgagaagtCGCCCAAGCCCGTCGCTTCCTGTGCCATGCCCGCGCTCCCAG GGATGAAGATTAAGACAAACACCCCAGTGGCAAAGAAGGCAAGGgagggtgtcatggagttcttgcTGATGAACCATCCACTCGACTGCCCAATCTGTGATCAGGGCGGCGAGTGCGACCTCCAGGATCAGTCTATGGCATTTGGTGCTGACCGCGGTCGGTTCACTGAGATGAAGCGTTCAGTTGTGGACAAGAATTTGGGTCCCTTGGTTAAGACAGTGATGACTCGTTGCATCCAATGTACAAG GTGTGTAAGGTTTGCTACTGAGGTTGCTGGAGTTCAAGACCTTGGTATGTTAGGTCGTGGCAGTGGTGAAGAAATTGGAACATATGTTGAGAAACTTATGACAAGTGAGCTATCTGGAAATGTCATTGATATCTGCCCTGTTGGTGCTCTTACATCCAAGCCATTTGCATTTAAAGCTCGGAACTGGGAACTTAAGGGCACAGAGACTATTGATGTTACTGATGCAGTGGGATCCAACATAAGAATTGACAGCAGAGGACCTGAAGTTATGCGCGTTGTTCCACGTCTCAATGAG GACATTAATGAGGAATGGATATCGGATAAGACACGATTTTGTTATGATGGTTTGAAGAGGCAAAGACTAAATGACCCTATGATCCGTGGTCCTGATGGCAGGTTTAAGGCTGTGACGTGGCGTGATGCTCTTGCAGTTATTGCTGAGGTTTTGCATCAAGTTAAGCCGGAAGAAATAACTGGAGTTGCTGGAAAACTTTCTGATGCAGAATCCATGATGGCACTGAAAGATTTTGTTAACAGAATGGGTTCCGATAAGGTTCTCTGTGAGGGAAATGGTCCCAATCCTCCAGCAGACCTGCGATCTAACTACCTAATGAATACCAGCATTGCTGGGCTTGAAAAGGCTGATGTGTTCCTTTTGGTTGGCACTCAG CCAAGGGTGGAAGCTGCTATGGTTAATGCCAGGATTCGGAAGACTGTTAAAGCAACACAAGCAAAGGTGGGCTACATTGGTCCTCCAGCTGACTTCAACTATGATCATGAGCATCTTGGCACAGGACCACAGACCCTTGTTGAGATTGCAGAGGGTAGTCACCCTTTCTGCTCAGTACTGCAATCCGCTAAGAACCCTGTCATCATTGCTGGAGCTGGATTATTTGAACGAGAAGACCAAGTTGCCCTATTCTCAACGATTGAGACTGTAGCCAAGAAGTTCAATGTGATGAGACCAGACTGGAATGGCCTTAATGTCTTGTTGCTCCATGCTGCACAGGCGGCAGCTCTTGATCTTGGGCTTGTTGCTAATCCTGCCGAGAGCATCAAGTCAGCGAAGTTCCTGTATCTGATGGGAGCTGATGATATAAGCCTGGAAAAGCTTCCAGATGACGCATTTGTTGTTTATCAAGGACACCATGGTGACAAGGGTGTCTATAGGGCCAATGTTATCCTGCCATCTTCAGCATTCAGTGAGAAGGAAGGCACCTACGAGAATACTGAAGGATGCACCCAGTGGACCATCCCAGCTGTTCCGACGGTTGGTGATGCTAGGGATGACTGGAAGATCATCCGCGCTCTTTCTGAGGTTGCTGGGGCTCAGCTGCCTTATGACAGCCTCTCAGCTGTGAGGGACCGGATCAGTACGGTTGCACCAAATCTAGTACATGTAGACGAGAGGGAGACGCCCACAATCTCTGCGGAGGTTAAGCCGCCTGTGAAGCAACAAGTCAGCTCGACACCATTCAAAGCTGTTGTGGAGAACTTCTACATGACTGATGCAATCACCCGAGCTTCAAAGATCATGGCCCAGTGCAGTGCAACCTTGCTGAAGAAGTGA